A region from the uncultured Draconibacterium sp. genome encodes:
- a CDS encoding T9SS type A sorting domain-containing protein, whose product MRNFTPTMLLVMFSLFVFSAKAQISVTASDFEEGLVLGSKVTTYLDTTTLSVDVGNPGENTWDFSQLQTDYTFETESKDVASSDYAASFPGAEYASFYSGVFEGTPSSTWVYNSVGDDFISHGTGTVAQSVSGDIETIITFDPAWVQYKLPLQYGDTQSHTRTQTLDITTTVPLVGNIKQTITQEVTVDKHVDAYGKITFPGGKQLNALRIMEVTTFVTDGVTTRSKVILFLTKTGELVSVTPKDTTSLNGSIEIDNVSWTSGRGETVTATAPTLPSAVQSAIAASQVMLSWTDNSDNEDGFYIERRVVDSLKSSFDEDFIRIDSTGANVNSYTDLTVMAGYSYEYRIVAYNGEGVSAASAVIAVTIPQQLSGGPQNLSVSIVDATMQLSWSDNSEHEEGFYIERSEDGGGYTLLDSVAAETEGYTDVSVVAGVEYSYRIQAYLNDDKSDYSNTASARIVPTAVFDVETSHAAWTVQQNYPNPFKNKTSVTIQMSEPDDITVVLFDSAGKLVKEVQRSFLEEGSHQVQIDGNSLNGGSYFLKVSGRAHTESIRMLLVK is encoded by the coding sequence ATGAGAAATTTTACTCCTACAATGCTGTTAGTAATGTTCAGCTTATTCGTTTTTTCAGCTAAAGCCCAAATTTCGGTTACTGCTTCAGATTTTGAAGAAGGCTTAGTGCTTGGATCAAAAGTTACTACCTATTTAGACACCACAACTCTTTCGGTGGATGTGGGTAATCCGGGTGAAAACACCTGGGACTTCTCGCAGTTGCAAACTGACTACACCTTTGAAACCGAAAGTAAAGATGTTGCCAGTTCTGATTATGCAGCATCTTTCCCCGGAGCAGAATATGCTTCGTTTTACAGTGGGGTGTTTGAAGGAACCCCATCGAGCACATGGGTTTACAACTCGGTTGGCGATGACTTTATCAGTCATGGAACAGGAACAGTTGCACAATCTGTTTCAGGAGATATTGAAACAATAATTACTTTCGACCCTGCGTGGGTGCAGTACAAATTGCCTTTGCAATATGGCGATACACAGTCGCATACACGTACTCAAACTTTAGATATTACCACCACAGTGCCCTTAGTTGGGAATATAAAACAAACTATTACGCAGGAAGTAACAGTTGATAAGCATGTAGATGCCTATGGGAAAATTACATTTCCAGGTGGAAAACAACTTAATGCTTTACGGATTATGGAAGTGACAACATTTGTTACTGATGGGGTAACTACCCGTTCAAAAGTGATTTTATTTCTTACGAAAACGGGTGAATTAGTATCGGTAACTCCAAAAGATACCACCAGCCTAAATGGTTCGATAGAAATAGATAATGTCAGTTGGACATCGGGAAGAGGAGAAACAGTTACCGCAACAGCTCCCACGTTACCATCGGCAGTACAGTCAGCAATTGCAGCCAGCCAGGTAATGTTAAGCTGGACTGATAACTCAGACAACGAAGATGGATTTTACATTGAAAGAAGGGTGGTAGACTCGCTGAAAAGCAGCTTCGATGAAGATTTTATACGCATCGATAGTACAGGAGCCAATGTAAACAGTTATACCGACCTTACAGTTATGGCCGGTTACAGTTACGAGTACCGAATTGTGGCCTATAATGGCGAAGGCGTTTCAGCGGCCAGTGCTGTTATTGCAGTAACTATTCCGCAGCAACTGAGCGGCGGGCCACAAAACCTGAGTGTAAGTATTGTTGATGCCACAATGCAGTTGAGCTGGAGCGATAATTCGGAACATGAAGAGGGTTTTTACATTGAGCGTTCTGAAGATGGAGGTGGGTATACTCTTCTTGATTCAGTAGCTGCAGAAACGGAAGGCTATACGGATGTAAGTGTAGTAGCAGGAGTAGAATACAGCTACCGTATACAGGCTTATCTTAATGATGACAAGTCGGATTACAGTAATACGGCCAGTGCCCGAATTGTTCCAACAGCGGTTTTCGATGTGGAAACAAGCCATGCAGCCTGGACGGTTCAGCAAAACTATCCCAACCCATTTAAAAATAAAACGTCTGTAACCATTCAAATGTCAGAGCCAGATGATATTACTGTAGTTTTGTTTGACTCAGCCGGAAAGCTGGTGAAGGAAGTGCAACGTTCGTTTCTAGAAGAAGGAAGCCATCAGGTGCAGATTGATGGAAACTCGTTAAACGGAGGTAGCTATTTCTTAAAAGTTAGTGGCAGAGCACATACCGAATCAATTCGGATGCTTTTAGTTAAATAG
- a CDS encoding LytTR family DNA-binding domain-containing protein encodes MYRCLIIDDEPIAIRVIRKHLSVFSDFGVVAECSNALEALPILQQETIDLIFCDIQMPQLTGIDFIRSLSHPPKIIFTTAYRDYAVDAFELNVVDYLLKPISFERFTKAINHFLEQEVQPKEMPHSDDLSANTRDFIFLKADKKHYKINLSDILYFESLGDYVIAHTAGNKIVSKERISHLAETLPARRFIQIHRSYIVSIDKIQSLGPGFVEIKNKKLPVGRNYKADLSWLLTD; translated from the coding sequence ATGTACCGATGCCTCATTATAGATGACGAACCCATTGCCATTAGGGTTATTCGGAAACACCTGTCGGTTTTTTCAGATTTCGGGGTGGTGGCCGAGTGCAGCAATGCCCTTGAAGCTTTGCCCATTCTGCAACAAGAAACTATCGATCTGATATTTTGCGATATTCAGATGCCGCAACTTACAGGAATCGACTTTATTCGCTCCCTGTCGCACCCTCCCAAAATAATATTTACAACAGCTTACCGCGATTATGCCGTTGATGCTTTTGAGCTAAACGTGGTAGACTACTTACTGAAACCCATTTCGTTTGAGCGATTTACCAAAGCCATAAACCATTTTCTGGAGCAAGAGGTGCAACCAAAAGAAATGCCCCACTCCGACGATCTCTCAGCCAATACACGCGATTTTATCTTTTTAAAAGCCGATAAAAAACACTACAAAATTAACCTGTCCGATATTTTATACTTCGAGAGCCTGGGCGATTATGTAATTGCCCATACCGCCGGCAATAAAATTGTCAGCAAAGAACGCATCAGCCATCTGGCCGAAACACTTCCGGCGAGGCGTTTTATCCAAATTCACCGCAGTTACATCGTTTCCATCGACAAAATACAGTCGCTTGGGCCGGGTTTTGTAGAAATAAAAAATAAGAAGTTGCCGGTTGGACGAAACTACAAAGCAGATTTGAGCTGGTTACTAACAGATTAG
- a CDS encoding adenylate/guanylate cyclase domain-containing protein — MKKRSLYIKKISSQAEKILWITLFWTIISALQFFSSYSTLIQLDLDISGLNPTAFLYGSLITGLTAGLIGGSSIVFFWSKWLRTKSYAWSLLSILCSYSLVYFVVALTTTMYFKATQLNIAFNHPDTWEAVWNSNSVLTVVQNYLFWLLIVIISLIGLLVNDKYGPGVFKSFILGKYFQPKREERIFMFLDIRGSTTIAEQLGEGKYFNFLKDVIRDVTPKILDSKGEIYQYVGDEIVISWKQNTGIENANCLQCFFDIKKTLLERAVYYRERYKGLTPEFKAGLHYGFVMVGEIGIVKREIAYSGDVLNTAARIQSKCNEMGVDILVSKFLLNKMGELPKQFASKAMGEIKLLGKQHALALYTV, encoded by the coding sequence ATGAAAAAAAGATCACTTTACATCAAAAAAATAAGTAGCCAGGCTGAAAAGATTTTATGGATTACTTTGTTTTGGACCATCATTTCAGCACTTCAGTTTTTCTCTAGCTATTCTACACTAATCCAGTTAGACCTTGATATATCGGGACTAAACCCGACCGCATTTTTGTACGGAAGTTTAATTACCGGGCTTACAGCAGGATTGATTGGTGGTAGCAGTATTGTATTTTTTTGGTCAAAATGGCTTCGGACTAAATCTTATGCTTGGTCATTACTTAGCATTTTGTGTTCGTACAGTTTGGTATATTTTGTTGTGGCTTTAACAACAACCATGTACTTTAAGGCCACTCAATTAAACATAGCGTTTAATCATCCTGATACATGGGAGGCTGTCTGGAATTCCAATTCGGTGCTTACCGTTGTTCAAAACTACTTGTTCTGGCTATTGATTGTAATTATTTCATTAATTGGCTTGTTGGTTAACGATAAATATGGGCCAGGTGTATTTAAATCTTTTATCCTGGGGAAGTATTTCCAACCGAAACGCGAAGAGCGTATTTTTATGTTTTTAGATATTCGGGGTTCTACTACCATTGCAGAGCAACTTGGTGAAGGTAAGTATTTCAATTTTTTGAAAGATGTCATTCGGGATGTTACTCCTAAAATTCTGGATTCGAAAGGAGAAATTTATCAGTATGTTGGCGATGAGATTGTAATAAGTTGGAAGCAAAATACAGGAATTGAAAATGCAAATTGTCTTCAGTGTTTTTTTGATATTAAGAAGACTTTATTGGAGCGGGCAGTCTATTATCGTGAGCGTTATAAAGGCCTTACTCCGGAGTTTAAGGCAGGTCTTCATTATGGCTTTGTAATGGTTGGCGAGATAGGCATTGTGAAGCGTGAAATTGCCTATTCGGGCGATGTATTAAATACTGCAGCACGTATTCAGTCAAAATGCAATGAAATGGGAGTGGATATCCTTGTTTCCAAATTTCTTTTGAATAAAATGGGTGAGCTGCCTAAACAATTTGCTTCTAAAGCTATGGGCGAAATAAAATTACTAGGGAAGCAGCATGCCTTAGCGCTCTACACAGTATAA
- a CDS encoding indolepyruvate ferredoxin oxidoreductase subunit alpha, whose product MQTGVEVATMQMMNGNEAVARGAFEAGVKIASGFPGTPSTEVMDYTHYKHPEIYCEWSTNEKVALEVAIGASFAGYRSMAIMKTVGLHVAADALGGAAGSQVNGGLVLVVGDDVGRIAGDDYNDCRHYGNMFNIPVLEPGDSQEAKDLMVKAFEISEEYSTPVILKITSVICKTNSKVVFDDNYTYEAKCREKYPISFSKVIMTTIMTKAKGSEHPKLTKCFSDFTAHMKRLAADSNDFAINRLELNDKKIGIITAGTPYFYVKEVLPEASVLKLGMVHPLPEKQIKELAAHVDKLYVIEDGHDIMERNIKDLGVSVTGKELFPKFPEMMRFTPDIIEEKLVPGATKRLPQEGVPFRLPVACAGCSHTFISRVLKKNKIKAAADVTCGLIGCFPHMESYALQKCMGSSISLAHGYNKAKDDGNKFVAMIGDGGFWATGINGLMNLIFNDSQSTVIIVDNSCLAMTGGQNVASSEFGFNYKPENQLDIAKVCEAIGVKDIVTVDAYEFEELESSILNAVNAKTNSVVIVKKPCVTKFKLPKSETYYIDQDECTKCRKCVGIGCLAIESKGQNGLTEIVINQDICTGCGLCSTACKFDAIKN is encoded by the coding sequence ATGCAGACAGGAGTTGAGGTTGCAACAATGCAAATGATGAATGGTAACGAGGCCGTTGCCAGAGGAGCCTTTGAGGCGGGTGTAAAAATTGCTTCGGGATTCCCGGGAACACCTTCTACCGAGGTAATGGATTATACCCACTATAAACACCCGGAAATTTATTGCGAATGGTCGACCAACGAGAAGGTTGCTCTAGAAGTAGCCATAGGTGCCTCGTTTGCAGGTTACCGAAGTATGGCCATAATGAAAACCGTTGGTTTACATGTAGCCGCCGATGCTTTAGGTGGTGCTGCGGGTAGCCAGGTGAACGGTGGTTTGGTACTGGTGGTTGGAGATGATGTAGGTCGTATTGCAGGTGATGATTATAACGACTGCCGTCATTACGGAAACATGTTCAACATTCCGGTATTGGAGCCGGGCGATAGCCAGGAAGCCAAGGACCTAATGGTAAAGGCTTTCGAAATTAGTGAGGAATACAGCACTCCGGTTATTCTTAAAATTACTTCGGTAATTTGTAAAACCAATAGCAAGGTGGTATTCGACGATAATTACACGTACGAAGCAAAATGCCGCGAGAAGTATCCGATTAGTTTTAGTAAGGTGATAATGACCACCATTATGACTAAGGCCAAAGGCTCTGAGCACCCGAAGTTAACCAAATGTTTTAGCGACTTTACGGCACATATGAAGCGTTTGGCTGCCGACAGTAACGACTTTGCCATCAACCGATTGGAACTGAACGATAAAAAGATTGGGATTATTACTGCGGGTACGCCTTATTTCTATGTAAAAGAAGTATTGCCCGAAGCCTCGGTGTTAAAATTGGGGATGGTTCATCCGCTGCCTGAAAAACAGATAAAAGAACTGGCCGCACACGTTGATAAGCTATACGTGATTGAAGATGGGCACGACATAATGGAACGCAACATCAAAGATCTGGGTGTTTCGGTAACTGGAAAAGAATTGTTTCCAAAATTCCCCGAGATGATGCGTTTTACACCTGACATTATTGAGGAAAAGTTGGTGCCAGGCGCGACAAAACGATTGCCTCAGGAGGGTGTGCCTTTCCGTCTTCCGGTAGCCTGTGCTGGCTGTTCACACACTTTTATTTCGCGTGTATTAAAGAAGAACAAAATTAAGGCAGCTGCCGATGTTACCTGTGGTCTTATCGGTTGTTTCCCACATATGGAGTCGTACGCGTTGCAAAAGTGTATGGGCTCAAGTATTTCACTGGCGCACGGTTACAACAAGGCCAAAGATGATGGAAATAAATTTGTGGCCATGATTGGTGACGGTGGTTTTTGGGCAACCGGAATTAATGGGCTGATGAACCTGATTTTTAACGACAGCCAATCAACTGTGATTATAGTTGACAACAGTTGCCTGGCCATGACCGGTGGACAAAATGTAGCATCGAGCGAATTTGGCTTTAACTACAAACCCGAGAACCAACTCGACATTGCAAAAGTATGCGAGGCCATTGGCGTTAAGGATATTGTAACGGTTGATGCCTACGAATTTGAAGAATTGGAAAGCTCTATACTAAACGCGGTAAACGCAAAAACAAATTCAGTAGTTATTGTTAAAAAGCCATGTGTTACCAAATTCAAATTACCCAAAAGCGAAACGTACTACATCGACCAGGATGAATGTACTAAATGTAGAAAGTGCGTAGGTATTGGTTGTTTGGCTATAGAAAGTAAAGGACAAAACGGATTAACAGAAATAGTAATTAACCAGGATATTTGTACGGGTTGCGGATTATGCTCAACAGCCTGCAAGTTTGACGCTATAAAAAATTAA
- a CDS encoding histidine kinase, giving the protein MAAQLQHTIQKTRQSKLVRVAYHLIFWAIVGFFYFFVFYWNSAFPLVSVIFTIGLLPVAVVTTYTFNALLIPKYLNNKRYGYFIYLSIFTLLVSTWLSFLIVFYALIHLLNTTASLEPAVLHPELQVLSLNFIVFFAIAVKQVKRAFFIQQEKNELQQKKLHTELKLKEAELKLLKAQIHPHFLFNTLNNLYGLTMEKSDEAPELVLRLSEILDYILYRCNERRVLLNDEIANLRNHIEIEKIRYAEDKLTISADIPEETNKLQIAPLLLLPFVENAFKHGVSHNTGSAFVHINLLVKHTALHFAIANAKNETSQPNQTYSKGIGLQNVKKRLDLLYPNRYDLKINDSATTFSVTLTLQLET; this is encoded by the coding sequence CCAAAAAACCCGGCAATCAAAACTTGTGCGTGTTGCCTATCACCTTATCTTTTGGGCGATAGTTGGCTTTTTTTACTTTTTTGTTTTTTACTGGAATAGTGCCTTCCCCCTCGTTTCTGTTATTTTTACGATTGGCTTGCTTCCTGTGGCAGTTGTTACCACCTACACTTTTAATGCGCTTCTTATTCCCAAATACCTGAACAACAAACGCTACGGCTATTTTATTTACCTCAGTATATTTACCCTGCTTGTGTCAACCTGGCTATCGTTTTTAATTGTTTTTTATGCGCTTATTCACTTGTTAAATACTACTGCCTCGCTCGAGCCGGCCGTGTTACACCCCGAGCTGCAGGTGCTATCCTTAAATTTTATTGTGTTTTTTGCTATTGCCGTAAAACAGGTGAAACGTGCCTTTTTTATTCAGCAAGAAAAAAACGAACTGCAGCAAAAGAAACTTCATACCGAACTAAAACTTAAAGAAGCAGAACTAAAATTGCTAAAAGCGCAAATACATCCGCATTTCCTTTTCAACACTTTAAATAATTTATATGGGCTAACCATGGAAAAATCGGATGAAGCCCCGGAGCTGGTACTTCGTTTATCGGAAATACTGGATTATATTTTATACCGCTGCAACGAAAGAAGGGTACTTCTTAACGATGAAATTGCCAACCTGCGCAACCACATCGAGATTGAAAAAATAAGATATGCCGAAGATAAACTAACCATCTCCGCGGATATACCTGAGGAAACAAATAAGCTGCAAATAGCACCGTTATTGCTACTACCATTTGTTGAAAACGCATTTAAACACGGAGTTAGCCATAATACCGGATCGGCTTTTGTACACATTAACTTATTGGTAAAACATACCGCGCTGCATTTTGCCATTGCGAATGCAAAAAACGAAACCAGCCAGCCAAACCAAACCTACTCGAAAGGAATTGGCCTGCAAAATGTTAAGAAACGCCTGGATTTGCTTTACCCCAACAGATACGATTTAAAAATTAACGACAGTGCTACAACATTTTCCGTAACTTTAACTTTACAATTAGAAACTTAA
- a CDS encoding 2-oxoacid:acceptor oxidoreductase family protein, whose amino-acid sequence MQDKGKNIIIAGVGGQGILLFSNLLSKYYLKKGYELKISDVIGLGQRGGGVESHFRYSTQPVLSPFVKAGDVDYVISFEQTETLRHLHALKEDGILLTSTYELTPTSVNMRLQKDLPESKTEMIKSSNKQKFIINPDEHTCVNFNINKMMNVFMLGYYAELRGYAHDEMIQIVEENVPAKFVEGNIKAYEMGAKIAQEELMTVESVAIRC is encoded by the coding sequence ATGCAAGACAAAGGAAAAAACATCATCATTGCCGGTGTAGGAGGACAAGGAATTCTTCTATTTAGCAACCTTTTAAGCAAGTATTATTTGAAAAAAGGATACGAGTTAAAAATATCAGATGTGATTGGCCTGGGGCAACGCGGTGGCGGTGTCGAAAGCCATTTTCGTTATTCTACTCAACCCGTGTTGTCGCCCTTTGTTAAGGCCGGAGATGTAGATTACGTGATTTCTTTTGAGCAAACCGAAACACTTCGTCATTTGCATGCATTAAAAGAAGACGGTATTTTATTAACCAGTACTTACGAGTTAACGCCAACCAGTGTTAACATGCGTCTGCAAAAAGATTTGCCCGAATCGAAAACAGAAATGATAAAAAGCTCGAACAAGCAAAAATTTATCATTAACCCCGATGAGCACACCTGTGTGAATTTTAACATCAACAAAATGATGAATGTGTTTATGCTGGGTTACTACGCCGAGCTAAGAGGCTACGCACATGACGAAATGATTCAGATTGTAGAGGAGAATGTTCCTGCAAAATTTGTTGAAGGCAATATAAAAGCCTACGAAATGGGTGCAAAGATTGCCCAGGAGGAACTTATGACTGTGGAGTCGGTAGCCATACGTTGTTAG